Proteins co-encoded in one Streptomyces sp. JH34 genomic window:
- a CDS encoding CBS domain-containing protein → MTLVQMQSRSTDGTRSHRTAADPADPGAPQVCDDMTIEVALAVMAGARTGHLVVCDNDGLCVHLVTLDQLTAVRDSSAYTDRVQLRDILGDSGPFTSPVTTVVATEDALLDRRLTALPVVAHQGSARGLLAVAR, encoded by the coding sequence TTGACGCTGGTTCAGATGCAGTCCCGCTCGACAGACGGCACCCGCTCACACAGGACTGCGGCAGACCCGGCGGACCCGGGCGCACCGCAGGTGTGCGACGACATGACCATCGAAGTCGCTCTGGCCGTCATGGCCGGGGCCCGCACGGGGCACCTGGTCGTCTGCGACAACGACGGCCTGTGCGTCCACCTGGTCACCCTGGACCAGCTCACCGCGGTCCGTGACAGTTCCGCGTACACGGACCGGGTCCAGCTGCGTGACATCCTCGGCGACAGTGGGCCGTTCACCTCACCCGTGACCACGGTCGTCGCGACCGAGGACGCGCTCCTGGACCGCCGGCTCACGGCACTGCCGGTCGTCGCGCACCAGGGCAGCGCTCGGGGCCTCCTCGCCGTTGCCCGCTGA
- a CDS encoding SCO5918 family protein, with the protein MRCVIARFPFDLTKSGVMEAMKGVKPEQVTGESVIIGRRTYPVKQVGQLITGQDRRDFSAGEVLRAMTRLGFTCPGPRQDAEAKPVLSPLQHASEMLGAPAAV; encoded by the coding sequence ATGCGCTGTGTCATCGCCCGCTTCCCGTTCGACCTCACCAAGAGCGGCGTCATGGAAGCGATGAAGGGCGTCAAGCCCGAACAGGTCACCGGCGAGTCCGTGATCATCGGCCGCCGCACCTACCCGGTCAAGCAGGTCGGGCAGCTCATCACGGGCCAGGACCGCCGCGATTTCAGCGCCGGTGAAGTTCTCCGGGCCATGACCCGGCTCGGCTTCACCTGCCCCGGACCGCGTCAGGACGCCGAGGCCAAGCCTGTCCTCAGCCCGCTCCAGCATGCTTCCGAGATGCTCGGCGCCCCTGCCGCCGTCTGA
- a CDS encoding peptidoglycan-binding protein, which translates to MTVPVFEEYEPPDDCGCPGCARRRRTAATLPVRHGGHRGAHGARRALVMVTAAGVVLSCGAGQAAATAAGRGARADTAVDPQPGSPQGAVGPLSGSGASGPPSAPGTAQRTTTRTDIVNRAQKWVTAKVPYDMAAYWSDGYRQDCSGFVSMAWNLGTNEWTGSLADFGTKIARADLEPGDILLFHNPADPSVGSHVTVFGGWTDLTHTHYLAYEQTSPHARKATTPMAYWSNSSKYVAYRYKGIVSGASGSGSTGFPGASKFGPGKNNAHVTRLGQLLIAQGGKRFYTTGAGPRWSDADKRATQAFQLAQGWKGEEADGLPGPGTWSLLVKGTGHRIPAAGTGSTPGGTVAYPGKRFFAPGQSNDHVRKLGDRLVKRGYGTHYVTGPGPHWTEADRRNVEAFQRAQGWSGSAADGYPGPETWRRLFA; encoded by the coding sequence ATGACTGTGCCGGTCTTCGAGGAGTACGAACCCCCTGACGACTGCGGCTGTCCGGGCTGCGCCCGGCGTCGTCGTACCGCCGCGACGCTGCCCGTACGGCATGGTGGCCACCGCGGCGCGCACGGCGCGCGGCGGGCGCTGGTCATGGTCACCGCGGCCGGCGTGGTCCTGTCCTGCGGGGCGGGCCAGGCCGCCGCGACCGCCGCCGGACGGGGCGCGCGCGCCGACACGGCGGTGGACCCACAGCCGGGCAGTCCGCAGGGCGCGGTGGGGCCCCTCAGTGGCAGTGGAGCCTCGGGACCGCCCTCCGCCCCGGGCACCGCGCAGCGCACGACGACCCGGACCGACATCGTCAACCGCGCCCAGAAGTGGGTGACGGCGAAGGTCCCGTACGACATGGCGGCGTACTGGTCGGACGGCTACCGCCAGGACTGCTCGGGTTTCGTGTCGATGGCGTGGAACCTCGGCACGAACGAGTGGACCGGCAGCCTCGCCGACTTCGGTACGAAGATCGCCCGAGCCGATCTGGAGCCCGGCGACATCCTCCTCTTCCACAATCCGGCGGACCCCTCGGTGGGATCGCACGTCACGGTCTTCGGCGGCTGGACCGACCTCACGCACACCCACTACCTCGCCTACGAGCAGACCAGCCCGCACGCGAGGAAGGCGACGACGCCGATGGCGTACTGGAGCAACTCCTCGAAGTACGTCGCCTACCGCTACAAGGGGATCGTCAGCGGCGCGAGCGGCAGCGGGTCGACCGGGTTCCCCGGGGCCTCGAAGTTCGGCCCCGGGAAGAACAACGCGCACGTGACCCGGCTCGGGCAGCTGCTGATCGCCCAGGGCGGCAAGCGCTTCTACACGACGGGTGCGGGGCCGCGCTGGAGCGACGCGGACAAGCGGGCGACGCAGGCGTTCCAGCTGGCACAGGGGTGGAAGGGCGAGGAGGCGGACGGCCTCCCGGGCCCGGGCACCTGGAGCCTGCTGGTCAAGGGCACCGGGCACAGGATCCCCGCCGCCGGGACCGGCAGCACCCCGGGCGGCACCGTGGCCTACCCGGGGAAGAGGTTCTTCGCTCCCGGGCAGTCCAACGACCACGTGCGGAAGCTCGGTGACCGGCTGGTGAAGAGGGGATACGGCACGCACTACGTGACGGGCCCCGGCCCGCACTGGACGGAGGCGGACCGCCGCAACGTCGAGGCGTTCCAGCGTGCCCAGGGCTGGAGCGGCAGCGCGGCCGACGGCTATCCGGGACCGGAGACATGGCGGCGGCTCTTCGCGTGA
- a CDS encoding SPFH domain-containing protein: MRSTENVRGEWDELGERETRVLVPGPGTGGAPGQAVTGDHGVRLPEPGAEPEPVVVVVPPDAPVDAVPPEEVPAAADPLVEEALPAVDAPPCATAACSGCPEHPESSPEPGPAAVADEDVPADLGPALDAVAVVGLAAPVELDLDVGAGPEPGPSAPAPGPRPGPVPPEPLLPQPALMEQVPDSLPGTVADPGEGAEEDPGGGVPGLGRTAPGTPRLSGDEMGAPVALTVGAADPVAWWGTARRQPVIATETTATIPVHLLFRDDGPGTRVAGPGGTTAGTGAARRPGDRRPPVPRSPQVQAPTRPSPLADPRLTERPGPVLPGWAALFTAAAGVAAGLAVLWWQGALPAAVTGRLGLGARPDGGIGTGAWALLALLVVVVLFTCCGLGRGRAGHASVLTLCGGYRGSVRRTGLLWISPLLRRRRIDVRLRHWRSEPLPAVDASGTALRVEILVVWRVKDTARAALGVADHERYLRDQVEAALARVLSQLPADAFHEDTHTLRDAEAVGDALTRMLKADCAPVGVEVYSAQPTGIEYAPEVAAAMRRCRVAAIDAKHRDGVLTSVVDAVDDTVGRLTARGIVELDAYEHKALVRDLTVAFYTGRSGGDGV; the protein is encoded by the coding sequence ATGCGATCCACGGAGAACGTACGGGGCGAGTGGGACGAGCTGGGCGAGCGGGAGACGCGGGTGCTCGTGCCCGGGCCCGGCACGGGGGGCGCGCCGGGGCAGGCGGTGACGGGCGACCACGGGGTACGCCTCCCGGAGCCCGGCGCGGAGCCGGAGCCGGTGGTGGTGGTGGTTCCGCCGGATGCCCCGGTGGACGCCGTGCCTCCGGAGGAAGTACCGGCGGCGGCTGATCCCCTCGTGGAGGAGGCGCTTCCCGCGGTGGATGCCCCGCCTTGCGCGACGGCGGCATGCTCCGGGTGCCCGGAGCACCCGGAATCCTCCCCGGAGCCCGGGCCCGCGGCCGTGGCGGACGAGGACGTCCCGGCCGATCTGGGACCGGCCCTGGACGCGGTGGCAGTGGTCGGCCTGGCCGCACCGGTGGAACTCGATCTCGACGTGGGTGCGGGGCCGGAACCCGGTCCGAGTGCGCCGGCCCCGGGCCCGCGTCCCGGACCGGTGCCGCCGGAGCCGCTGTTGCCGCAGCCGGCGCTGATGGAGCAGGTGCCGGATTCGCTGCCCGGCACGGTGGCGGACCCCGGCGAGGGCGCGGAGGAGGACCCCGGTGGCGGGGTGCCTGGCCTCGGGAGGACCGCGCCCGGTACGCCCCGGCTGTCCGGTGACGAGATGGGCGCCCCCGTGGCGCTCACCGTCGGTGCCGCGGACCCGGTCGCCTGGTGGGGTACCGCGCGGCGGCAGCCCGTCATCGCCACCGAGACCACCGCGACCATCCCCGTGCACCTGCTCTTCCGCGACGACGGCCCCGGCACCAGGGTCGCCGGCCCGGGCGGCACCACCGCGGGGACCGGCGCCGCGCGGCGCCCCGGCGACCGCCGTCCCCCCGTGCCGCGATCGCCCCAGGTGCAGGCTCCCACCAGGCCCTCACCCCTCGCCGACCCCCGGCTCACCGAGCGGCCCGGCCCCGTGCTGCCCGGGTGGGCCGCGCTGTTCACGGCGGCCGCCGGGGTGGCCGCCGGGCTCGCCGTGCTGTGGTGGCAGGGCGCGCTGCCCGCCGCCGTGACCGGCCGGCTCGGACTGGGGGCGCGTCCGGACGGCGGCATCGGGACCGGGGCCTGGGCCCTGCTCGCCCTGCTGGTGGTCGTGGTGCTGTTCACGTGCTGCGGTCTGGGGCGGGGCCGGGCCGGACACGCCTCGGTGCTGACACTCTGCGGCGGCTACCGGGGGAGCGTCCGGCGCACCGGCCTCCTCTGGATCTCCCCGCTGCTGCGGCGCCGACGGATCGACGTGCGCCTGCGGCACTGGCGCAGCGAGCCGCTGCCCGCCGTGGACGCCAGCGGCACCGCGCTGCGGGTCGAGATCCTCGTCGTCTGGCGGGTGAAGGACACCGCGCGCGCCGCGCTCGGCGTCGCGGACCACGAGCGCTATCTGCGCGACCAGGTGGAGGCGGCCCTGGCCCGGGTCCTCTCGCAGCTGCCCGCCGACGCCTTCCACGAGGACACCCACACCCTCCGCGACGCGGAGGCGGTGGGCGACGCCCTGACCCGGATGCTGAAGGCGGACTGCGCGCCCGTGGGCGTCGAGGTGTACTCCGCGCAGCCGACCGGTATCGAGTACGCCCCGGAGGTCGCCGCGGCGATGCGGCGGTGCCGGGTGGCGGCCATCGACGCGAAGCACCGGGACGGGGTGCTGACCTCCGTGGTCGACGCCGTGGACGACACGGTCGGCAGGCTGACGGCACGCGGCATCGTCGAGCTCGACGCCTACGAGCACAAGGCGCTGGTCAGAGATCTGACGGTGGCCTTCTACACCGGCCGGAGCGGTGGGGACGGGGTGTGA
- a CDS encoding lytic polysaccharide monooxygenase — MRKRASAAVIGLAIAGVSMFATGSATSHGYTDSPISRQKLCANGTVANCGNIQWEPQSVEGPKGFPAAGPADGRICSGGNSQFAQLDDPRGGAWPATKVTAGQGYSFRWQFTARHSTSDFRYYITKNGWDSTKPLTRAALESQPFMTVPYGNQQPPATLTHQGSMPTQKTGRHIVLAVWNVADTTNAFYACSDVQF, encoded by the coding sequence ATGCGGAAAAGGGCAAGCGCGGCCGTCATCGGCCTGGCGATAGCGGGCGTCTCCATGTTCGCGACCGGCAGCGCCACCAGTCACGGCTACACGGATTCCCCCATCAGCCGGCAGAAGCTCTGTGCCAACGGCACGGTCGCCAACTGCGGCAACATCCAGTGGGAGCCGCAGAGCGTCGAGGGGCCCAAGGGCTTCCCGGCGGCAGGACCGGCGGACGGCAGGATCTGCTCCGGCGGGAACAGCCAGTTCGCCCAGCTCGACGACCCGCGCGGTGGGGCCTGGCCCGCCACCAAGGTCACCGCGGGGCAGGGCTACAGCTTCCGCTGGCAGTTCACCGCCCGGCACTCCACGAGCGACTTCCGGTACTACATCACCAAGAACGGCTGGGACTCCACCAAGCCGCTCACCAGGGCCGCCCTGGAATCGCAGCCCTTCATGACGGTGCCGTACGGGAACCAGCAGCCCCCGGCGACGCTGACGCACCAGGGCTCGATGCCCACCCAGAAGACCGGCAGGCACATCGTCCTGGCCGTCTGGAACGTCGCGGACACCACCAACGCGTTCTACGCGTGCTCCGACGTCCAGTTCTGA
- a CDS encoding IclR family transcriptional regulator C-terminal domain-containing protein, which produces MALKPEPQAPFHSVHYALRVLESVSAHGDGVTTARISRETGLPAGHLAPLLLTLRREGYVEQIADGAYVAGSSLLELGSGTARRRALEAKLQQTLVQLRDSVGAAVYVSRYVDGEIRVTQVADGPRTPAVNEWVDFRSAAHASAIGKCLLTQLDQNGRRDHMARHRIARLTSRTITSEKVLFSKLDSQPATVPVLDLQEYAVGTVCAAVPLTAGSSAGCLALSLPIEHAHRLRAAAATLNRRAAPVLLSLAL; this is translated from the coding sequence GTGGCGTTGAAGCCCGAGCCGCAGGCGCCGTTCCATTCGGTGCACTACGCCCTGCGGGTGCTGGAGTCGGTGTCCGCGCACGGCGACGGGGTGACGACGGCCCGGATCTCCCGGGAGACGGGCCTCCCTGCCGGGCATCTGGCCCCTCTCCTGCTGACCCTGCGCCGCGAGGGGTACGTCGAGCAGATCGCCGACGGCGCGTACGTCGCCGGATCCTCGCTGCTGGAGCTCGGCTCCGGCACCGCCCGCAGGCGGGCCCTGGAGGCGAAGCTCCAGCAGACGCTGGTGCAGCTGCGGGATTCGGTCGGCGCGGCGGTCTACGTCAGCCGCTACGTCGACGGCGAGATCCGCGTCACACAGGTGGCCGACGGACCGCGCACGCCCGCCGTCAACGAGTGGGTGGACTTCCGCTCGGCGGCGCACGCCAGCGCGATCGGCAAGTGCCTGCTGACACAGCTCGACCAGAACGGCCGCCGCGACCACATGGCACGCCACCGGATCGCGCGGCTGACGTCCCGGACGATCACGAGCGAGAAGGTGCTCTTCTCGAAGCTGGACAGCCAGCCGGCGACGGTGCCGGTGCTCGATCTGCAGGAGTACGCCGTGGGCACGGTGTGCGCGGCCGTCCCGCTGACGGCGGGCTCGTCGGCCGGTTGCCTGGCCCTGTCCCTGCCGATCGAGCACGCGCACCGGCTGCGGGCCGCCGCGGCCACCCTGAACCGGCGCGCGGCACCGGTCCTGCTGTCACTGGCCCTCTGA
- the ehuD gene encoding ectoine/hydroxyectoine ABC transporter permease subunit EhuD, protein MNRTFDWDAAGDALPLLLEGFRVTLLATVLGTLVAAVLGLAIAVAGRAPSRFVTVPVKAVMEFVRATPLLVQLVGAAALFTSVEPLTIGIVVLGVHYATYTSEVYRAGIDGVPKGQWEACRALSMSPRRTWRAVILPQAVRNVLPALGNYAISMFKETPFLAVITVHEMVFEARGYGADHFAYTEAFTLAGLVFLVASYPTSLLMRKLEKRLGH, encoded by the coding sequence GTGAACCGGACATTCGACTGGGACGCCGCCGGGGACGCCCTTCCCCTGCTGCTCGAAGGATTCCGGGTCACCCTGCTCGCCACCGTGCTCGGCACGCTCGTGGCGGCGGTGCTCGGGCTCGCCATCGCCGTGGCCGGCCGTGCGCCCTCCCGGTTCGTGACGGTGCCCGTGAAGGCGGTGATGGAGTTCGTGCGCGCCACCCCTCTGCTGGTCCAGCTGGTCGGCGCGGCGGCCCTCTTCACCTCCGTGGAACCGCTGACGATCGGCATCGTGGTCCTGGGCGTCCACTACGCCACGTACACCTCCGAGGTGTACCGGGCCGGGATCGACGGCGTGCCGAAGGGCCAGTGGGAGGCCTGCCGGGCGCTCTCGATGTCGCCCCGCCGGACCTGGCGGGCCGTGATCCTGCCGCAGGCGGTGCGCAACGTGCTGCCCGCACTCGGCAACTACGCGATCTCGATGTTCAAGGAGACCCCTTTCCTCGCCGTGATCACGGTGCACGAAATGGTCTTCGAGGCCCGCGGCTACGGCGCCGACCACTTCGCCTACACCGAGGCATTCACACTCGCCGGACTGGTCTTCCTGGTCGCGAGCTACCCCACGTCGCTGCTGATGAGAAAGCTGGAGAAGCGCCTTGGCCACTGA
- the ehuC gene encoding ectoine/hydroxyectoine ABC transporter permease subunit EhuC: MSDFFSTLLDELPQVGAGLWVTAQATVLGSLLTLLLSFTLGLAAGSRLLLVRGVSRTVVEFFRGTSLYIQLFWLYYAMPQLTGYELTPLLCGVVAFGLNYGAYGAEIVRGAVNSVPRAQYEAAVALNMTPLHRMRKVILPQAWVQMIPPFTNLLIQLLKCTPLLWLISAADFMTTIEHIRSLTGETVTAYLLLLVVYFVLAYTLTLLMNLLERSAKRRLGLHTGGRGLFRTRTAEAVTTAGGAR, translated from the coding sequence ATGAGTGACTTCTTCTCCACCCTTCTCGACGAACTGCCCCAGGTCGGCGCCGGCCTGTGGGTGACGGCCCAGGCCACCGTCCTGGGCTCCCTGCTCACCCTCCTCCTGTCGTTCACCCTGGGTCTGGCGGCCGGCAGCAGGCTGCTGCTGGTGCGCGGGGTCTCCCGGACCGTCGTGGAGTTCTTCCGCGGCACCTCGCTGTACATCCAGCTGTTCTGGCTCTACTACGCCATGCCTCAGCTGACGGGCTACGAGCTGACCCCGCTGCTCTGCGGTGTCGTCGCGTTCGGCCTGAACTACGGGGCGTACGGCGCCGAGATCGTGCGCGGCGCGGTCAACTCCGTGCCCCGCGCCCAGTACGAGGCGGCCGTGGCGCTGAACATGACGCCGCTGCACCGGATGCGGAAGGTGATCCTGCCCCAGGCATGGGTGCAGATGATCCCGCCCTTCACCAACCTGCTGATCCAGCTGCTGAAGTGCACGCCGCTGCTGTGGCTGATCTCCGCCGCCGACTTCATGACCACGATCGAGCACATCCGCAGCCTCACCGGTGAGACCGTCACCGCGTATCTGCTGCTGCTGGTCGTCTACTTCGTGCTCGCCTACACACTGACCCTGCTGATGAACCTGCTGGAGCGGTCGGCCAAGCGCCGGCTCGGCCTCCACACCGGCGGGCGCGGCCTGTTCAGGACCCGCACGGCGGAAGCCGTCACCACGGCCGGAGGTGCCCGGTGA
- the ehuB gene encoding ectoine/hydroxyectoine ABC transporter substrate-binding protein EhuB translates to MADFPHLSRRGFLNRSAAVGGLLVVPGLLSACSKTDAGAADGEGALDKLRKQGFVRVAYANEAPYGFMEGKELKGEAPTLHREIFKALGVDELKPTLSEWDGLIPGLQAGKYDVVSAGMAITPERCANALFSEPEFISPTALMVKKGNPRKVTDLASAKAAGITVGVMSGAVEASYAKGAGIAEGKIKTLQKPQDGADAVKGGRIDAFLLTGISLRWLAKTNPDTEVTEAFVPELDGEQQFSPGGAVFRQGNEDLRDSFNRELKKIVSDRSRYVELLQDYGFGATEIPPATLKTADLCKG, encoded by the coding sequence ATGGCTGACTTCCCTCACCTGTCCCGCCGGGGCTTCCTCAATCGATCCGCGGCCGTGGGAGGTCTGCTCGTCGTTCCGGGCCTGCTCTCCGCGTGCAGCAAGACCGACGCCGGCGCCGCTGACGGTGAGGGCGCGCTCGACAAGCTCCGCAAGCAGGGCTTCGTCCGGGTCGCGTACGCCAACGAGGCCCCGTACGGCTTCATGGAGGGCAAGGAGCTCAAGGGAGAGGCCCCCACCCTGCACCGGGAGATATTCAAGGCGCTCGGCGTCGACGAGCTGAAGCCCACCCTCTCGGAGTGGGACGGCCTCATCCCCGGCCTGCAGGCGGGCAAGTACGACGTGGTCAGCGCGGGCATGGCGATCACCCCCGAGCGGTGCGCCAACGCCCTCTTCTCCGAGCCGGAGTTCATCTCCCCCACCGCCCTGATGGTGAAGAAGGGCAACCCGAGGAAGGTCACCGACCTGGCGTCCGCGAAGGCGGCGGGGATCACCGTCGGCGTGATGTCGGGCGCGGTCGAGGCCTCGTACGCCAAGGGCGCGGGCATCGCCGAGGGCAAGATCAAGACGCTGCAGAAGCCGCAGGACGGCGCGGACGCCGTCAAGGGCGGCCGGATCGACGCCTTCCTGCTCACCGGCATCTCGCTGCGCTGGCTCGCCAAGACCAACCCGGACACCGAGGTCACCGAGGCGTTCGTCCCCGAGCTGGACGGCGAGCAGCAGTTCTCCCCGGGCGGCGCGGTCTTCCGCCAGGGCAACGAGGACCTGCGCGACTCCTTCAACCGCGAGCTCAAGAAGATCGTCTCGGACCGGTCGCGCTACGTCGAACTGCTCCAGGACTACGGCTTCGGCGCCACCGAGATCCCGCCGGCCACACTCAAGACGGCCGACCTGTGCAAGGGCTGA
- a CDS encoding D-2-hydroxyacid dehydrogenase yields the protein MATPVILVLDTDPPPRLGRLTGRAVVRHADGRTLAGLLPEADVLLVWDFASDAVRAAWPGDGPRPRWVHTASAGVDRLLCPELAASPTVVTNARGVFELPIAEYVAGLVLAFAKDLPRTLELQRQHRWGHRETRGLAGTRAVVVGAGPVGREIMRLLDGLGVQVALVGRTARRTIHGVEDLDRLAAGADWVIGAAPLTDATRGMFNARFFGLLQPSAHFVNVGRGALTVEEDLAEALRRRWIAGAALDVFQREPLGASSPLWGVPRLLVSPHMSGDTAGWRDRLGEQFVSMYELWASGAPLPNVVDMRSGYVPSTDIPD from the coding sequence ATGGCCACTCCCGTGATCCTCGTCCTGGACACCGACCCGCCACCGCGCCTGGGCAGGCTGACGGGCCGGGCCGTCGTGCGGCACGCCGACGGGCGGACACTGGCCGGACTGCTGCCCGAGGCGGACGTGCTGCTCGTCTGGGACTTCGCCTCCGACGCGGTCCGCGCGGCCTGGCCGGGGGACGGCCCCCGCCCCCGCTGGGTGCACACCGCGAGCGCCGGGGTGGACCGGTTGCTCTGCCCGGAGCTGGCCGCCTCCCCCACCGTCGTCACCAACGCCCGGGGCGTCTTCGAGCTGCCGATCGCCGAGTACGTCGCGGGGCTGGTGCTGGCCTTCGCCAAGGACCTCCCCCGCACCCTGGAACTCCAGCGGCAGCACCGGTGGGGCCACCGGGAGACCCGAGGGCTCGCCGGCACCCGCGCCGTGGTGGTCGGGGCGGGTCCGGTCGGCCGGGAGATCATGCGGCTGCTGGACGGCCTCGGCGTCCAGGTGGCACTCGTCGGGCGTACGGCACGGCGCACGATCCACGGCGTCGAGGACCTGGACCGGCTGGCGGCCGGTGCGGACTGGGTGATCGGCGCGGCCCCGCTGACGGACGCCACGCGCGGCATGTTCAACGCCCGCTTCTTCGGGCTGCTCCAGCCCTCCGCGCACTTCGTCAACGTGGGGCGCGGAGCGCTCACCGTCGAGGAGGACCTGGCCGAGGCCCTGCGCCGGCGGTGGATCGCTGGCGCCGCCCTCGACGTGTTCCAGCGGGAGCCCCTGGGTGCCTCCAGCCCCCTCTGGGGCGTGCCCCGTCTGCTGGTATCCCCGCACATGAGCGGGGACACGGCCGGCTGGCGCGACCGGCTGGGCGAACAGTTCGTCTCGATGTACGAACTCTGGGCCTCCGGTGCGCCGTTGCCCAACGTCGTGGACATGAGGAGCGGTTACGTACCCTCCACCGACATTCCGGACTGA
- a CDS encoding decarboxylase, giving the protein MTTVGLLYPGHAAEDDFPRIEVMLDSDIRVPLFHTDIDEDARRVENLREAGAPDRLSAGVEELRLAGAESLVWACSGGSFAYGWDGAHEQAAGLARAAGLPASSSSVAFVQAVRELGASRVAVAATYSEDIAALFAGFLESGGVEVAATRGRGIIAASEAAAADVELVKELAVAGDHPDAEVVLLPDNALHTAAHVPELEELLGKPVLTANQVAVWEGLRLAERRIWAPTLGTLFATREPPLGAAEPKGIEVRE; this is encoded by the coding sequence ATGACGACCGTAGGACTTCTGTACCCGGGCCATGCCGCGGAGGACGACTTCCCGCGGATCGAGGTCATGCTCGACAGCGACATCAGAGTGCCGCTCTTCCATACGGACATCGACGAGGACGCCCGCAGGGTCGAGAACCTGCGCGAGGCGGGTGCGCCCGACCGTCTCAGCGCCGGTGTCGAGGAACTCCGCCTGGCAGGCGCCGAATCGCTCGTCTGGGCCTGCTCGGGCGGCAGTTTCGCCTACGGCTGGGACGGGGCGCACGAGCAGGCGGCGGGCCTGGCCAGGGCGGCCGGGCTCCCCGCGTCCAGCTCCTCCGTCGCCTTCGTCCAGGCCGTGCGTGAGCTGGGCGCCTCGCGGGTCGCGGTCGCCGCCACCTACTCCGAGGACATCGCCGCGCTCTTCGCCGGCTTCCTGGAGTCCGGTGGCGTCGAGGTGGCCGCCACCCGGGGCAGGGGCATCATCGCGGCGTCCGAGGCCGCCGCCGCGGACGTGGAGCTCGTGAAGGAGCTGGCCGTGGCCGGGGACCACCCCGACGCCGAGGTGGTCCTGCTCCCGGACAACGCCCTGCACACCGCCGCCCACGTCCCCGAGCTCGAGGAACTCCTCGGCAAGCCGGTGCTCACCGCCAACCAGGTGGCCGTCTGGGAAGGCCTCCGGCTGGCGGAACGCCGTATCTGGGCGCCCACCCTGGGCACCCTGTTCGCCACCCGTGAGCCCCCGCTGGGCGCCGCCGAACCCAAGGGCATCGAAGTGCGGGAGTAG
- a CDS encoding LLM class flavin-dependent oxidoreductase — protein MDENRGDQIRGTKGGTASVPLSVLDLVTVGQGRTATQALRTSVDIAKLAESRGFHRFWVAEHHSMPGVASSSPAVILAHLAAHTERIRLGSGGVMLPNHAPLVIAEQFGTLEAMAPGRVDLGLGRAPGTDGATAAALRRTDRLNEGAEDFPQQLAELTRFLDDDFPDGHPYARIHAVPGPVQATSPGGVQSPARPPVWLLGSSGFSARLAGVLGLPFAFAHHFSARNTVPALDLYRESFKPSAVLDAPYALIGVAALAADDEREARRQVLTGALSMVRLRTGRPGLVPSPEETEAYDFSPMEREFVDGWLKDIVHGTADEVRTGLDDLAKRTGADELMITANAHGGEARLRSYELIADAYGLPRAS, from the coding sequence GTGGACGAGAACCGAGGCGACCAGATTCGCGGCACGAAGGGCGGTACGGCCTCCGTGCCCCTCTCCGTGCTCGACCTGGTGACCGTGGGCCAGGGCCGCACGGCGACCCAGGCCCTGCGCACCAGTGTGGACATCGCCAAGCTCGCCGAGAGCCGTGGCTTCCACCGCTTCTGGGTCGCCGAGCACCACTCCATGCCCGGCGTGGCCTCCTCGTCCCCCGCCGTGATCCTCGCGCACCTGGCCGCCCACACCGAGCGCATCCGGCTCGGTTCCGGCGGCGTGATGCTGCCCAACCACGCCCCGCTGGTGATCGCGGAACAGTTCGGGACCCTGGAGGCGATGGCCCCCGGCCGCGTCGACCTCGGCCTGGGGCGCGCTCCCGGCACGGACGGCGCCACCGCCGCCGCCCTGCGCCGCACGGACCGGCTGAACGAGGGGGCCGAGGACTTCCCTCAGCAGCTCGCCGAGCTGACCCGCTTCCTGGACGACGACTTCCCGGACGGGCACCCTTACGCCCGCATCCACGCCGTCCCCGGACCCGTGCAGGCCACCTCGCCCGGTGGCGTCCAGTCGCCCGCGCGGCCGCCCGTCTGGCTGCTGGGCTCCTCCGGCTTCAGCGCCCGGCTGGCCGGTGTCCTCGGCCTGCCCTTCGCCTTCGCCCACCACTTCTCGGCCCGCAACACGGTGCCGGCCCTCGACCTGTACCGGGAGTCCTTCAAGCCCTCCGCGGTGCTCGACGCCCCCTACGCCCTCATCGGGGTCGCGGCACTCGCCGCCGACGACGAGCGCGAGGCCAGGCGCCAGGTGCTCACCGGAGCCCTGTCCATGGTCCGGCTGCGCACCGGACGCCCGGGCCTCGTGCCGAGCCCGGAGGAGACGGAGGCGTACGACTTCAGCCCCATGGAGCGCGAGTTCGTCGACGGCTGGCTGAAGGACATCGTCCACGGCACGGCCGACGAGGTCCGCACGGGCCTGGACGACCTGGCCAAGCGCACCGGCGCCGACGAGCTGATGATCACGGCCAACGCGCACGGGGGTGAGGCCCGGCTGCGCTCGTACGAGCTCATCGCCGACGCCTACGGCCTGCCCCGGGCGAGCTGA